One region of Hoeflea sp. 108 genomic DNA includes:
- a CDS encoding lytic murein transglycosylase, with amino-acid sequence MPLRKTARSLAGFATIAGLSLALLLPAGKASAEAGFERWVAGFRAVAADNGISASTYNRAFRGVTSADLEVLEKARFQPEFTAPVWDYFDNRVHDQSIEVGRAMARKWKPWLDRIEASYGVDRYVLLAIWSMESNYGEILKNDKVMRNVVRSLATLAYGDERRSKYARTQLIAALKILQRGDIDESHLMGSWAGAMGHTQFIPTSYQAYAVDADGNGKRDIWNSVPDALATAANLLKKNGWQGGKTWGYEVVLPEGRKFPSGSMTLDKWAELGVERANGKAFKRGSDVATLKVPDGRGGPAFLMTKNFQVIKRYNNADKYALAVGLLADEIAGYGGLVQDWKRPFTKLSFEEKQELQKRLSAHGYYDGKADGKIGEGSRSAIKAFQAQLGLTEDGHPSMEVLKWLRKK; translated from the coding sequence ATGCCCCTTCGCAAGACCGCCAGAAGCCTGGCAGGATTTGCCACGATCGCCGGCCTGTCGCTCGCGCTGCTGCTGCCTGCGGGCAAGGCTTCGGCCGAGGCCGGCTTCGAACGCTGGGTCGCTGGCTTCCGCGCCGTCGCCGCCGACAACGGCATTTCAGCGTCGACCTATAACCGTGCGTTCCGAGGCGTCACCTCGGCCGACCTGGAAGTGCTTGAAAAAGCGCGCTTCCAGCCCGAATTCACCGCACCCGTGTGGGACTATTTCGACAACCGCGTCCACGACCAGTCCATCGAGGTCGGCCGCGCCATGGCGCGCAAGTGGAAGCCGTGGCTCGACCGCATCGAGGCCAGCTACGGCGTCGACCGCTACGTGCTGCTCGCCATCTGGTCGATGGAATCGAACTACGGCGAGATTCTCAAGAACGACAAGGTGATGCGCAATGTCGTGCGCTCGCTGGCGACCCTTGCCTATGGCGACGAGCGCCGCTCGAAATATGCCCGCACCCAGTTGATCGCGGCGCTGAAGATCCTGCAGCGTGGCGACATTGACGAGAGCCATCTGATGGGCTCGTGGGCCGGCGCGATGGGCCACACCCAGTTCATCCCGACCAGCTACCAGGCCTACGCAGTCGACGCCGACGGCAACGGCAAGCGCGACATCTGGAACTCGGTGCCGGATGCGCTAGCCACCGCTGCCAATCTGCTCAAGAAGAACGGCTGGCAAGGCGGTAAGACCTGGGGCTACGAGGTCGTGCTGCCCGAGGGCCGAAAGTTCCCGTCGGGCTCGATGACGCTCGACAAGTGGGCGGAACTCGGCGTCGAGCGCGCCAACGGCAAGGCCTTTAAGCGCGGCTCCGATGTCGCCACCCTCAAGGTGCCCGACGGCCGCGGCGGTCCCGCCTTCCTGATGACCAAGAACTTCCAGGTCATCAAGCGCTACAACAACGCCGACAAATACGCGCTGGCCGTGGGCCTTCTTGCCGACGAAATCGCCGGCTATGGTGGTCTTGTCCAGGACTGGAAACGGCCCTTCACCAAGCTCAGCTTCGAAGAGAAGCAGGAGTTGCAGAAGCGCCTGTCGGCTCACGGCTATTATGACGGCAAGGCCGACGGCAAGATCGGCGAGGGCTCGCGCTCCGCAATCAAGGCGTTTCAGGCACAGCTGGGCTTGACGGAGGACGGCCATCCGAGCATGGAAGTGCTCAAATGGCTGCGAAAGAAATAG
- a CDS encoding DUF459 domain-containing protein, which translates to MTAIPVAAPTPAFAQDGILRRWSLRDLFMPRREPRVDPYIFEEPQAAPPKKVRKAPRKPQEGLAGAPAKPAQPAVPVVEKAADARTILVIGDFLGAGIAEGLTTVFGENAKVRVIDKTSGSSGLVRDDYYNWPEQAKILIEQEKPAVVVVMLGSNDRQQMRVGDNREPPMSTAWMKEYTSRAETLAKALSDTKVPFLWVGMPAFKSSKMSTDMLAFNDVYRAATEAANSEFVDVWDGFVDESGAFVTSGPDMNGQPVRLRSDDGINVTKAGKRKLAFYAEKPLDKILGITPGINEAVVPAGLPQASPGELKVPENIDRTVPVSLGDPELDGGTELMGAQAATVKSEPNSPGEKLVIEGIAPKAPVGRIDDFSWPPKKVPASASTETTTAIKR; encoded by the coding sequence ATGACCGCCATCCCTGTCGCAGCCCCTACCCCCGCCTTCGCACAGGACGGCATCTTGCGGCGCTGGTCGCTGCGCGACCTGTTCATGCCGCGCCGTGAGCCGCGCGTCGATCCCTACATCTTCGAAGAGCCTCAGGCCGCGCCGCCCAAGAAGGTCCGCAAAGCGCCGCGCAAGCCCCAGGAAGGGCTTGCCGGTGCGCCGGCCAAGCCGGCACAGCCGGCTGTGCCTGTCGTCGAGAAGGCGGCGGACGCCCGCACCATCCTCGTCATCGGCGATTTTCTCGGCGCCGGCATCGCCGAGGGCCTGACCACCGTTTTTGGCGAGAACGCCAAGGTCCGCGTCATCGACAAGACGAGCGGTTCGTCGGGTCTGGTGCGTGACGACTATTACAACTGGCCCGAGCAGGCGAAGATACTGATCGAGCAGGAGAAGCCTGCCGTCGTTGTGGTCATGCTCGGCTCCAACGACCGTCAGCAGATGCGTGTCGGCGACAACAGAGAACCGCCGATGAGCACCGCCTGGATGAAGGAGTACACCAGCCGCGCCGAGACGCTGGCCAAGGCGCTGTCCGACACCAAGGTGCCCTTCCTCTGGGTCGGCATGCCTGCCTTCAAATCGTCCAAGATGAGCACCGACATGCTCGCCTTCAACGACGTCTACCGCGCCGCGACAGAAGCCGCGAACAGCGAATTCGTCGATGTCTGGGACGGCTTCGTCGATGAAAGCGGTGCCTTCGTCACTTCCGGCCCCGACATGAACGGCCAGCCCGTGCGCCTGCGCTCCGACGACGGCATCAACGTCACCAAGGCGGGCAAGCGCAAGCTCGCCTTCTATGCCGAAAAGCCGCTGGATAAGATCCTCGGCATCACCCCAGGCATCAATGAAGCCGTTGTGCCGGCCGGCCTGCCCCAGGCATCGCCAGGCGAGCTCAAGGTGCCTGAAAACATCGACCGCACCGTACCCGTCTCGCTCGGCGATCCAGAGCTCGATGGTGGTACCGAACTGATGGGCGCGCAGGCCGCGACCGTCAAAAGCGAGCCCAACTCGCCCGGCGAAAAGCTCGTCATCGAAGGCATCGCGCCGAAGGCTCCGGTCGGCCGCATCGACGATTTCTCCTGGCCGCCCAAGAAGGTGCCGGCTTCAGCGAGCACCGAGACCACCACCGCCATCAAGCGATAG
- the galU gene encoding UTP--glucose-1-phosphate uridylyltransferase GalU, with protein sequence MKRVRKAVFPVAGLGTRFLPATKSIPKEMLTVVDRPVIQYVVDEAREAGIEHFIFVTGRNKAVIEDHFDVQFELYDTLAQRGKSDQLERLQKLQPAPGQTSFTRQQVPLGLGHAVWCARELVGDEPFALLLPDMIMQSEKSCMREMVELYAETGNNIIAVQECDPAETHKYGIVGKGKAVHTGFAIDGMVEKPKQGTAPSNLFINGRYILQPQIFELLAKQERGAGDEIQLTDAMLKLEKSQPFYGYHYRGRTFDCGSPEGFVEANVAFALARSDISGRMAEVIEGLLGEVKPSR encoded by the coding sequence ATGAAAAGAGTTCGCAAGGCAGTATTTCCCGTCGCAGGCCTGGGCACCCGCTTTCTGCCGGCCACCAAGTCTATCCCCAAGGAGATGCTGACGGTCGTCGACCGTCCCGTCATCCAGTATGTCGTCGACGAGGCCCGCGAGGCGGGCATCGAGCACTTCATCTTCGTCACCGGCCGCAACAAAGCGGTCATCGAAGATCACTTCGACGTCCAGTTCGAGCTCTACGATACGCTTGCCCAGCGCGGCAAAAGTGATCAGCTGGAGCGGCTGCAGAAGCTGCAGCCGGCCCCGGGCCAGACGTCGTTCACCCGCCAGCAGGTGCCGCTCGGCCTCGGCCATGCTGTATGGTGCGCGCGTGAACTGGTCGGCGACGAGCCTTTCGCGCTTCTCCTTCCCGACATGATCATGCAGTCGGAAAAGAGCTGCATGCGCGAGATGGTCGAGCTTTATGCCGAGACCGGCAACAACATCATCGCCGTGCAGGAATGCGACCCGGCCGAGACGCACAAATATGGCATCGTCGGCAAGGGAAAGGCCGTTCATACCGGTTTTGCCATCGACGGCATGGTCGAGAAGCCGAAGCAGGGAACGGCACCGTCGAACCTGTTCATCAACGGCCGCTACATCCTGCAGCCGCAGATCTTCGAACTGCTTGCCAAGCAGGAGCGCGGCGCCGGCGACGAGATCCAGCTGACCGATGCCATGCTGAAGCTCGAGAAGTCGCAGCCCTTTTATGGCTATCACTATCGCGGCCGGACCTTCGACTGCGGCTCGCCGGAAGGTTTTGTCGAGGCCAATGTGGCATTTGCCCTGGCGCGCTCTGACATCAGCGGCCGCATGGCCGAAGTGATCGAAGGGCTTCTGGGCGAGGTGAAACCCAGCCGCTGA
- the bluB gene encoding 5,6-dimethylbenzimidazole synthase has translation MPAAHVQTACGSFDAAAQDAVYKAIFTRRDVRSHFLPDPIDDVVMARLLMAAHHAPSVGFMQPWNFIIIRDAKRRALVRDLFFAARGQELPHIVEEKQALYRKLKLEGICEAPLNLVVTCDRARSANSPLGRWHNPEMDLYSTVCAVQNLWLAARAEGIGIGWVSILDRDALKALLAIPEHVVPVAYLCVGRVSEFAARPDLERHGWGNRLPLAELVMSEVFAGEGEQGVKEAVAGLG, from the coding sequence ATGCCGGCCGCCCATGTTCAAACCGCCTGCGGCTCGTTCGATGCCGCGGCGCAGGACGCCGTCTACAAGGCCATCTTCACCCGCCGCGACGTGCGCAGCCATTTCCTGCCCGATCCGATAGACGACGTGGTCATGGCGCGCCTTTTGATGGCGGCGCATCACGCGCCATCGGTCGGCTTCATGCAGCCATGGAACTTCATCATCATCCGCGATGCCAAGCGCCGGGCGCTGGTGCGCGACCTGTTTTTCGCGGCGCGCGGGCAGGAGCTGCCGCATATTGTCGAGGAGAAGCAGGCACTCTATCGCAAGCTCAAGCTCGAAGGCATCTGCGAGGCGCCGCTCAACCTGGTCGTGACCTGCGATCGGGCACGCTCGGCCAACTCGCCGCTGGGGCGCTGGCACAATCCGGAAATGGATCTCTACAGCACTGTTTGCGCGGTGCAGAACCTCTGGCTGGCGGCGCGTGCCGAAGGCATCGGCATCGGCTGGGTCAGTATCCTCGACCGTGACGCACTGAAGGCATTGCTGGCGATCCCCGAACATGTCGTGCCGGTGGCCTATCTCTGCGTTGGCCGCGTCAGCGAATTCGCCGCGCGCCCAGATCTCGAGCGCCATGGCTGGGGCAACCGGCTGCCGTTGGCCGAGCTTGTCATGAGCGAAGTGTTTGCCGGCGAGGGGGAGCAGGGGGTGAAGGAGGCGGTGGCAGGATTGGGATGA
- a CDS encoding glutamate synthase subunit beta codes for MGKVTGFLEIDRQVHKYQPASDRIRHFREFTLPMSDKEVEKQAARCMDCGIPFCHGPTGCPVHNQIPDWNDLVYNGDWTNAIRNLHSTNNFPEFTGRICPAPCEEACTLNLEDIPVAIKTVEQAIADKAYETGYIRPYPPEKKTGRRVAVIGSGPTGMAAAQQLGRAGHEVHVYERESRPGGLLRFGIPDFKMEKHYIDRRVEQMAGEGVTFHCGVNVGVDKKVEEMLAEFDAVLYCGGSEAPRPAGIPGDDLKGVHDAMPYLVQQNKRVGGEDIQSVAWPSEPIVAGGLHVVVVGGGDTASDCVGTAFRQGAVRVTQLDIRPQPPEKEHKLSVWPYWATKMRTSSSQAEGAQREFQVATLEFIGEDGQLTGVKCCEVDEKRKPIPGTDFVIRADLAFIAIGFAGPISGGVVKELDGKLEIKTDSRRSSNVVANDRDYKTNIDKLYVAGDVRRGQSLVVWAIREGRQAAHAIDEALMGSTVLPR; via the coding sequence ATGGGCAAGGTTACAGGTTTTCTCGAGATCGACCGGCAGGTCCACAAGTACCAGCCGGCTTCCGATCGCATCCGGCATTTCCGCGAGTTCACGCTGCCGATGTCGGACAAGGAAGTGGAAAAGCAGGCGGCGCGCTGCATGGATTGCGGCATTCCGTTCTGCCACGGCCCGACGGGCTGCCCGGTCCACAACCAGATCCCCGACTGGAACGATCTGGTCTACAATGGCGACTGGACAAACGCGATCCGCAACCTCCATTCGACCAACAACTTCCCCGAATTCACCGGCCGCATCTGCCCCGCGCCTTGCGAGGAAGCCTGCACGCTGAACCTCGAGGACATTCCGGTCGCCATCAAGACCGTCGAGCAGGCGATTGCCGACAAGGCCTATGAGACCGGCTACATCAGGCCTTATCCGCCGGAAAAGAAGACCGGCAGACGCGTCGCCGTCATCGGCTCCGGGCCGACGGGCATGGCAGCCGCCCAGCAACTCGGCCGCGCCGGCCACGAAGTCCATGTCTATGAGCGCGAGAGCCGGCCCGGTGGCCTGCTGCGCTTCGGCATCCCCGACTTCAAGATGGAAAAGCACTATATCGACCGCCGCGTCGAGCAGATGGCGGGCGAGGGCGTGACCTTCCATTGCGGCGTCAATGTCGGCGTCGACAAGAAGGTCGAGGAGATGCTCGCCGAATTCGATGCCGTGCTCTATTGCGGCGGCTCCGAGGCACCGCGCCCGGCCGGCATTCCCGGCGACGACCTCAAGGGCGTGCATGACGCGATGCCTTACCTCGTCCAGCAGAACAAGCGCGTCGGCGGGGAAGACATCCAGTCGGTCGCCTGGCCGTCCGAACCCATCGTTGCCGGTGGCCTGCATGTCGTGGTCGTCGGCGGCGGCGACACGGCGTCCGACTGCGTTGGCACGGCGTTCCGCCAGGGTGCTGTGCGCGTCACTCAGCTCGACATCCGCCCGCAGCCGCCGGAAAAGGAGCACAAGCTGTCCGTGTGGCCCTACTGGGCGACCAAGATGCGCACCTCGTCGTCGCAGGCAGAGGGCGCGCAGCGCGAGTTTCAGGTGGCGACGCTCGAGTTCATCGGCGAAGACGGCCAGCTGACCGGCGTGAAGTGCTGCGAGGTCGATGAGAAGCGCAAGCCGATCCCCGGAACGGATTTTGTCATCCGCGCCGATCTCGCCTTCATCGCCATCGGCTTTGCCGGCCCGATATCAGGCGGCGTGGTGAAGGAACTCGACGGCAAGCTCGAGATCAAAACCGACAGCCGCCGCTCGTCCAACGTCGTGGCCAATGACCGCGACTACAAGACCAACATCGACAAGCTCTATGTCGCCGGCGACGTGCGCCGCGGCCAGTCGCTGGTGGTCTGGGCGATCCGCGAAGGCCGCCAGGCAGCCCACGCCATCGACGAAGCCCTGATGGGCTCAACGGTGCTGCCGCGCTGA